The Nocardia terpenica nucleotide sequence CCGCCGCGTCCCGCTCGTGCGCGACCCGGATCAGCTGCCGCCGACCGTCGACCACCACGAGCCGGTCGGCATTGTCGAGATAGGCGTATACGCCGCCGAGCAGTCCGCCCGGCACCAGCGGCAGCGCGGCCAGCGGGGCGCCGAGGCCGAGCGGCCCGGTGGCGGCGGGATCGATCAGATAGACCGTCGGCGTTCGCCCGGCGACGGCGGTGCACAGCGCGACGACCAGTCCGTCGGAGCCCTGCATGATGGTCGGGCAGGCGGCGGCCAGCGGATATACGGTGGCCGCGACCGGTCGCGCGCCCGGGCCGGGCCGCGGGACGGCGTCGGAGGAACCGGCGTCGGCGTGCATGGTCGCCGAGCCGAGCGGACCCAGATACGGATTCGGCGCGGCGAACGGGCCCCACGCCGGGGCGGCCCGCGCGGTGGCCGCGACGCCCAGGACGGTCGAGACGGCGAGGGCGGCCACGGTCGCGGTCGCGCGGGCGGGGAGTCGAGCCATCGTCCGATCCTGTCTCGAGCATTTGCACAGGTTGGCGCCGGGCACGGGCGAGTCGTCTCGGGGCATTGACGGCTCCGGCGGCGAGACTCGCTGCCCGCCAATGGGTCCGAGAGTATAACTAGTCGGTATCGATGCGTGCTGCCCGGCGAGCGGCCAAGATATCGACGTGCGGACGAAATTCTCCTCGGAGCTGGCGGCGCTGACCGGTGCGCTGACCCGCCTGGCCGGGCTGGCCCGCGATGCGACCGAGCGCGCGGCGGTGGCCGTCGCCGAGGCCAATCTGACGGTCGCCTACGAGGTGTTCGCGGTCGGGGAAGAGCTACAGGCCCGCTACGGCGACTGCGAGAACCGCGCGGTGATCCTGCTGGCCCTCGAGGCCCCGGTGGCCCGGGATCTGCGGCATGTGGTGAGCGCGATCCAGATTGCCGACGATCTGTCCCAGCAGGGGTCGCTGACCACCCGCATCGCCGACAGCGTGGTGCGCCGCTACCCGGATCCGGTCGGGCCGCCCGGGGTCGTCGCCCTGCTCGGCGAGATCGGCCGCGGCACGGCCGAATTGACCGCGGCCGCACACCGCGCCATCGCCGCGCACAATCCGGCGCCGGGCCAGATGCTGGTCGCACCCGACGCCGCCCTGCCCGAACTGCATCAGCGGGTGCTGCGGCTGATCGCGGATCCGGAGTGGTCGCACGGCAGCGCCATGGCCGTGGATCTCGCGCTGCTCGCCCATCATTTCGAGCGTTGTGCCGAACACAGCGTGCGGATCGGGCGGCTGATCCAGTTCTTCCACACCGGAACCCCGCTGTCCGCCCAGCCGGACCAGTCGTAACAGCTGGGTCAGGACGCGAGGAGGACCGGCAGCTCGGCCAACCCGTGCGAGCGCCACGAATGCCGGTATGTCAGTTCGGCTTCCGGAATCGCCAGGCGCAGGCCGGGGTACCGGGCGAACACCTCCGGCACGACCGCGTCGACCACCAGGTCGGTGATCTGCGCGCCCAGGCAGTAGTGCGGACCGCGACCGAACATGAGGCCGGGCCGGTCGCCGCGGGCGGGATCGGAGTCGGCGCCGAACAGCGACAGCAGCACGGTGTCGCCGCGGGCGATGGCGGCATCGCCGAGGACCAGGTCGGTGGTCGCGAAGCGGCGCAGCGCGAACGGCAGCGGGTTGGCCCGCTCGATCAGCTCGGCCCGGCGACGCGGCCAGTCCGCGATATCGGCGGTGGTGAGCAGGGCGGCAATCAGGTTGCCGCACAGATACACCGCGTTCTCCAGCCCCGCCAGCATCATCAGGAAGGCGAGCGAGACCAGTTCCTCCTCGCTCAACGCGCCGTCCTCGTCGCGGGCGCGCACCCACCCGCTGATCAGATCCTCGCCCGGCGCGCGGCGCTTGGCATCCACCAGATCGGTGAATGTGGTTGTGAGCCAGCCGATCGCGTCCCGCAGCCGGACCGCGGACTCGGGCACGGAGGCATCGAAGGTGACCATGGCCCCGACCGCGTCCCGCAGCCCCGGCTGCAGGTCGACCGGAACGCCGAGCAGGCTCCCGAGCGTGAGCGCGGGCACCGGGATGCACAGCGCGGCCATGAGATCCACCGGGCCGGTGGGCGATTCGGGCAGCGCCGCGAAGACCGACCGCGCGATCGTGGCGACCGCCCGCGCCAGGCTCGCGCGCGAGTGGTGGGAGAAGGCGGGCGCGGCCAGGCGGCGGACGCGGGCGTGTTCCGCGCCGTCCATATTTCCCAGATTCCGGTCCAGCGCGGGCGGCAGCGCGAATCCGGCGTAGCCGCCGCCGGAGTGCCGCTTGTCCAGGCTCAGCCGCGGATCGGCGAGCAGCGCGGCGACCTCGTCGTAGCCCGCGACCACCCAAACCCGATGCCCACCCGGCAATTCCGCCTCGTGCACCGCACCGCGCCACCGCGCATGCTCGTCCCAGCGCGTGCGCGCCCCCACCCCGATCGCCTGCACCCGATCCGCCATCAACCGTCCTTGTCGCCGTTCGCTTCCGGAGAATAGGAGTCGATGCGCCCGACATGTCAAGCCGCATGAACAGCCTCGGTCGTCCGGACCGGTCGGCGAACCGGCGGCACGCCCGGCACTGCGAGCGACACTCCCGAAGTGACCAGGAAAACAAGAAAGCCGCGGACCCGAATACTTCCGTGGTCCGCGGCTTCCCGCTATCTGTGGGCGAAGGGGGATTCGAGCACCTCACGGACGGCAACCGTGCCACGATCGTGTATTCGAGTAGCTCGAATATGGCGTGCCCGCATGGATCATGTCAAGCAGTCACGTAGATCGATTCGTAACCTCACGTGGATGGTCCCGGTCGCTCGGCGCACCCCGTCCGGATCTGGGGTGTTTCCGTATGCAAGGTTGGCGCACCGATCACAGTCGGGCTGTCGGTGCGGTTCGGCACAATGGTGCCCGTGAATGCCGACCAACCGACCGTACAGCCATTCGCCCATCTGAGCGCCCCCAACGCGGAACTCTATCGGGATGTGCTGGTCACCTTCGCGCGGGCGCGGGATCGGTTCATCGTGCACATGCGGCCGGAGGATGTGGCGGCTGAGCTGGGTCGTCCGAGTACGCCGGAGACGGTGTCGGCCGCGTTGGAGCAGCTGGTCGGGTGGGGCAACCTGCGGTCTGATCCGGATACCGGCCGGGTCACCACGGTGGCCGACTTCCATCGGGCCCGATATCTTTACCAGCTAACTGTCGCGGGGCAGGCGGCCGAGGAGGCGCTGGCCGTCTACGACGCGGCACTGGGCCGCCGGGGTGCGCTGCAGTCGGTGGCGCTGGAGGACATCGCGAATCAGTTGCGCGCGTTGGTGGCGCTGGCGCGCGCAGAGGTGGCCGATATCGACCCGGCCAAGGTGCATCTGCTGCTGCTCGGTCTGGTGGAACGGTTTTCGGGGCTGGCCGACAATGCCCAGGCCTTCATGGCCTCGCTGCGCCGGGTGATCGACTTCTCCGACGGTGACGTCGAGGCGTTCGTGGCCTATAAGCAGCGGCTGATCGACTACATCAACCGGTTCATCGCCGACCTCGCCAACCGGGGCGCGGAAATCGCGGCGCTGCTGGAGGGTCTGACTCCCGATGAGGTGGAGCGTCTACTCCGGCTGGCGGTGGAACGCGAGGCCCGAGATGCGATGCCGGACCTGCCCGATACCGCGGACCAGGGCTGGGCCGCATACGAAGCGGCACTCTCCGACACGCTCACCATGTGGCACAACCGGTGGCGTGGCCTGCGCGAATGGTTTGTCTCGACCGACCCGCGCCACCCATCGCAGGCCCGCCTGCTGCGCTCGGCGGCGGTCACTGCCATCACTCAACTGATCGACACTGTCGCCACGCTGAACGAGCGGCGCTCCGGCCGCTCCGACCGGTCCGCCGATTTCCGAGCGCTGGCCCAGTGGTTCGCCGAGGCGCCCGACGACGCTGCGGCGCACCGGCTGTGGCGCGCCGCCTTCGGTCTGACCCCCGCCCGGCACCTGACCGTGACGGTGGAGACGGTGCAACAGTGGCAGCAGGTGGAGCCACCGCCCAGCACCCCGTGGGCCGAGGCGCCGGGCGTAGAGATCAGCCCGCAACTGCGGCGTACCGGCACCTATGAGCGGCGCGGCCAACCGGCCCGGGTCGCCGACCGCGATGAGGCCCGCCGGATGCTCGAGGAGCATGCCACCCGCGAACAGCGGGAGGTCACAGCCGCTCGAGCCAGGCTGTCCACCGGCGGCCCAGTCCTGCTGTCCCAAGTCGATGTGCTGGACACCCGCGTTTTCCGGCTGTTCCTGGGTCTGCTAGGCGATGCGCTGTCGGCGCGGCAGCCCGGCGCCACCGAGGTAGAGACCACCACCAGCGACGGCACGCTGCTGATCCGGCTGACCTCGGTTGCCGACGCGCCGGTTGTCGAGATTCCCACCGAGGATGGGGTTCTGCGCGGCCCGGAACACGTCATCGAGATCATCGATCTCATAGGCGCCGCACTGGTGGGGGCCTGATGGATCCGCAGGAGGAAGCTACCCAGCGCCGCCGGGCAATGCGAGCACTACTGACCAAACCGCTGCTGACGGTCGGTGCGGACGAGGACGCGCTGCGTCTGGTCCGCCGGCATGCCGCGCATCTGCGAGATTGGTTCGGTGCCGAGACCGGTTGGCGGCTCGTGGTGGATGCCGAATCGGCGCGGCTGTTCAAGGTCTCCGCCACCACTGACGACGCCACGCGTCCCGCGCAGGAGGGAAAGGGCAAGGCGCCCTTCGGCCGTCGACGTTACGTGCTGCTGTGCCTGGCGCTCGCCGTGCTGGAGCGAGCCGACACGCAGATCACCCTGGGCCGTCTGGCGGAGGGTGTGCTGGTTGCCGCTGGCGAACCGGAATTATCCGCGGCCGGTGTGGAATTCACACTGAGCCGCCGGGACGAACGGACCGACCTGGTGGCCGTGGTACGACTGCTGCTGGCTTGGGGCGCGTTGGAGCGGGTTGCCGGCGAGGAGGACTCCTACCTCAGCGACACCGGCGACGTGCTGTACGACGTCCGCCGCCGGGTGCTGGCAGCGCTGCTCACCACAGGCCGCGGACCGTCAACGGTTACGGAGGGCGGGTTCGAGCAGCGGTTGAAGGCACTGTCGACCGAATCGGTGCCCGACACAGAGGATTTGCGCCGCCGCACGCTGCGCCATCAGCTGACCCGTCGGCTGCTGGACGATCCGGTGCTCTATTACGACGACCTGACCGACGACGAGCGGGCCTATCTGATCAATCAGCGTGTCGCCATCACCCGCCGCATCGAGGATGCGACCGGTCTGGTTGCCGAGATGCGCGCCGAAGGCATCGCGATGGTCGATCCCGACGACGACCTGACCGACGTGCGCATGCCGGAGCAGCGCACCGACGGCCACGTCACACTGCTGATAGCGGAGTATCTGTCCGGGCGGGTCGGTGAGCCGGTTTCGATCGACGCCCTGCGTGCCCACGTGCGTGTACTCGCGCGTGAGCACACCTCGTACTGGCGCCGCGGCGTGACCGAGCCCGGCGCGGACGCCGAACTGCTCGAGATCGCCCTGACCAAGTTGCGGGCGCTGCGGCTGGTTGCGGACTCGCCGCCGGAAGCTGTGCGCGCGCTGCCCGCGATCGCCCGATATTCCGTGCAGGAAGCGGTGATTCGCGATGGCAGCGAGCCACGGATACGCCGCACGACACGAAAGGTACGGCCGCGATGAGCGACCTTCCCACACCGGCCCGGCAGCGCTGGCAGCCACTGCGGGCCGGGCTCGTGGACCTGTTCTACTACGACGTCGAGGAGTTCCACTTCCACGACGGCCGCCTGCTGCTGCGCGGCAACAACGGCACCGGCAAATCGAAGGTGCTGGCGTTGACGCTGCCGTTTCTGCTCGACGGCGAGCTGGCCGCGCACCGGGTGGAACCTGATGGTGACCGCAACAAGCGGATGGAATGGAATCTGCTGCTGGGCGGCAAACATCCACACACCGAGCGGCTCGGTTACACATGGCTCGAGTTCGGCCGGCTGACTTCCGACGGAACACCCGAATACCGGACCATCGGCTGCGGGCTCAAGGCGGTCGCCGGGCGCGGCATCGCCCGGCACTGGTTCTTCGTGACCGAGCAGCGCGTCGGCCATCGGGGCGCCGTGGGAGAGTTGTCCCTGGTCGGCCCGACGAAGGTGGCGCTGACCCGGGAGAAGCTCAAGGACGCACTCGGCGGTAACGGGGTCTACGACACGGCCTCCGACTATCGCCGCGCCGTCGACGAGGCGCTGTTCGGGCTGGGGCAGCACCGCTACGAGGCCCTGGTCAATCTGCTGATTCAACTGCGGCAGCCGCAGTTGTCGAAGAAGCCGGACGAGAAGCTGCTGTCGCGGGCGCTCACCGAGGCACTGCCACCGCTGGATCCGGTGCTGATCACCACGGTAGCCGAGGCGTTCCGCGGCCTCGACGAGGAACGCGAGGCGCTGCGGGGTCTGGCCGAGGCGAAGACAGCAGGCGAGGCGTTCTTGGGCCACTACCGCAGGTATGCACGAATCGCGGCGAAGCGGCGCGCCGAACCGCCGCGCAAGGCGCACAGTCGCTACGAAAAGCTGAACAGCGAACTGGCCGAAGCGCAGTCGGCGTTTGCCCGGGCTGAGGTCGCGGTGGCCGCTGCGGTGGCGGAGCGAGAGGCGGCCGGGCAGCACCGGACAACGCTGTCCGCGCGGCGCGATGCTTTGCACGACAGCCCCGAGATGCGCGACGCCAAGGCATTGAACCAGGCGAAGCTGGACGCCGAGCGGCTCGGCACGCTGGCGGCCGATCGGGAGCGCGATCTCGCGAATGCCGTAAATACGCTGCAGCGCAGGGAAAGTCAGCTCGCATCCGCGCGCGGGATGGCCGCCGCCGACGCCGACGCTTACCGCCGGGCCACCGACGGCGCGGCGCGGGCCGCGGCTTCGGCCGGGCTTTCCGCGGGCCACACCGAGATCCTCGAGGTGTTGGCGACGGATTCCGAGCCTTACCTGGCGGCGCAACGAGCAGGCGACCAGCTTGTCGATGCGACTCACACCGCGTTGACCACGCTGGCGAAGCTGCTGGACGCCGCGGACACCGCGGACCGGGCCGCACAACGTGCCCACGACGAGATGGATCGGATCACCGGCGAACTGCAGCAGGCCGTCGAGCGAATCTTGGAGGCCGAGCAAGACGTCACGGCCGCCGGTGCTGCCCTTGTGGCCGAGTTCACCGAATACCTTCGTGACGCACGCTATGTGCGAGTCGCGGACCTCGACACGGTTCAGGCAGCCCTCGATGCCTGGGTCGACACGCTCGACGGTCCGAACCCGGCCGCCACCGCGGTGGCCGAGGCGGTGCGACTGGCCACCGCCGCGGTCGCCCGGGAACAGCAGGGTGTGGAGGCGGCGACCGCGGCCGCCGCAGCCGAGCGCGACGAACTGGTCGAGGAAATCGCGCGACTGGAACAGGGCGGCCACGATGCGCCGCCCGCGCCGCCTACCCGGGATGAAGCTGCCCGCCGGACTCGGCCCGGGGCGCCACTGTGGAAGGTCGTCGACTTCACCGCCACGGTATCCGATGAGCAGCGGGCAGGTTTGGAGGCCGCGGTGCAGGCCGCGGGTATCCTCGACGCCTGGCTGGATCCGGATGGCACCCTGCGCGACGGTGCCACCGACGACGTACTGATCGCACCGGATACCGCAGCTCCGGATGGCGGGCTCACGGCCGTGCTGACCCCTGCCATTGATCGCGCCGACCCGCAGGCCGCGGCGCTGGATGAGCCCGCGGTCATCGCGGCGTTGGGCGCCATCGGTTTCGGGCGCGACAGCGCCACCACCTGGGTGGACACCGACGGCAGCTTCCGGATCGGCGTGCTGCGGGGTTCCTGGCACAAGGCCGCGGCGGCGTATATCGGGGAGGGAGCGCGGGAGACCGCGCGGCGAGCCCGGCTGGAACGGCTGAACGCCGAGCTCCAACAGGTCGAGGCCCGGCTGGAGACATTGGCCGCCACGGCCATTGAGCTGGCCGACCGCCAGGAGGCGATCTTCGCCGAACAGCGGCGCCACCCGGCCGATACCGCCCTGCGGGATGCGCACAGCCGGGTGACCGCAGAGCACCGGGCCCGGCAACTGCTGGACGGCAAGCACGCCGAGGCCGCCGCCGAATACGCTCGCCGTGCGACACGTGCTCGCGAGGCATTGTCCGCCGCAACGGAATTCGCGCAGGACGTGCACCTCCCCGCAGATCGGTCGGCCCTGGCGGAGGTCCGGACCGCACTCGGTGACTATCGGGTGGCGCTGGCTGGGCTGTGGCCGGCGGCCCGCGCCGATGCGCGAGCACAGGACGCGGTACGCGACGCCGAGCACGAGCGCGAGCTGGCCACCGACCGACGCGACGAGGCTGTTGACGCGGCCGGGCAAGCCCGCATGGAAGCGGACAGTGCGGCCGAGCGGCACCGCACGCTCGTCGAGACCGCCGGCACAGCCGTCGACGAACTGTTCCGTGAGCTGGCCGCGGTCGAGACCGAGATCGCCGCCAGCGAGAAGGCCATCGACGCCGCGCTGGCCGCCGAGCAACGTGCCGTCGGCGACCGCGGGCGTGCCGAAGGGCAGCGCGAAACGCTGTCGGCACAACTCGATGAGGTGACGGCCGACCGGGAGCGGACAATCGCCGAACTGCGGGCCTTCGCCGCCACCGGCCTGCTCGCCACCGCGCTGCCCGACCTGACAGTCCCGGATGTGACCGCCGACTGGGCTCCGACCCCGGCGGTGACGCTGGCCCGCGCGATCGATGCCGAACTCGCCGACCTCGATGCGGGAGAACGGCCTTGGGAGCTGATACAGCAGCGGGTTTCCGCCGAGCACAAACTGCTCACCGACACGCTCTCCCGGCAGGGTCATTCGGTGGGTCTCACCGTCCGAGACGGCATCATCGTGGTGGATGTGCGGTTCCAGGGCCGCCAGCAGGACGTGCCGGGTCTGGTGGACGCACTGACGGCCGAAACCGAGCACCGCGCCACACTGCTGTCCGCCAAGGAACGCGAGATCCTGGAGAACCATCTGGTCAACGAGGTGGCCGGGCTGCTGCAGGAACTGATCTCCGGCGCCGAGGACCAGGTGCGGTCGATCAATGCCGACCTGGCGGCGCGACCCACCTCGACCGGTATGCGGCTGCGCCTGCAATGGCGCACGGTGCGCGGGGCGCCGGAAGGGCTGGAACGGGTGCGTGAGCGGCTGCTGCGACAGACCGCCGACGCGTGGAGCACTGCGGACCGTGCGCTGGTCGGCGCGTTTCTGCAGGAGCAAATCAACCGCGAGCACAGCGACGACACCACCGGCGGTGGCTGGACCGAACAGCTCACCCGGGCGCTGGATTACCGGTCCTGGCACGAATTCGGGATCCAGCGATATCAGGACGGTCAGTGGCGGCCTGCGGCCGGCCCGGCATCCGGTGGCGAACGGGCGCTCGTCACTTCGGTCCCGCTGTTCGCCGCGGCCTCCTCGTTCTACAGCTCCGCGGGGAACCCGCAGGCGCCACGACTGGTCGCGCTCGACGAGGCCTTCGCCGGTGTGGACGACGACTCGCGGGCCAAATGCCTGGGCCTGCTCGCCGCCTTCGACCTCGACGTCGTGATGACCAGTGAGCGTGAATGGGGTTGCTACCCACAGGTTCCAGGCTTGGCCATCGCGCAGTTGTCGCGCCGGGACGGGATAGACGCGGTGCTTGTCACGCCCTGGCGCTGGGATGGCAGGGAGCGCGTCGCGATGGCGCGGCCGATCTCACGACTGCCGGTACCCGCCGCCTCCCCCGCCGAGTCCGCTGGCGGGTTGTTCTGAGCGGCGTCGAGAGTTCCGCCGAGGCAGGCGATCCCGAGCGGGTGCGGCGGCTACTCGGCGGTGATGAGTTGGCGTGGCTGGTAAATCGGGTGCGGCACAGGCTGGAACGGGGAGAACCGGTCACCGGTAGCACCACCCTGGCCAAAGCGAGCCTGGAACAACGCCGTGCCGTCGAGCGGCTACTCGGCCGACGCGGACGTACCGGTGGATCGTTGACGGTATCGCTGGACGAGGTGGACGCCGTGCTACGGGGCAGCGGCGCGGCACCGGACGGGCTGGCGGGCGCGGTCCGAGTGCTGGTTGGGGTGGTGGTGAACCAGTCCGAGCGATCGGCCGCCGAGGCCCGGGAATGGTTGCTGGCTCAGGCTCCGCTCGACGAGCTCACCGAGCGCCGGCCCGAGTTGCGGGACTGGCGCGAATGGCTGGACAGTACCGGCCTGCTGCGCCGCTGCGCCGCCGACGCAATCGCGGCGCATGAACTGTGCGCCGGCTTGGCGCGGGTGGTCGATCGACTGCCCGCCAAAGACGTCGCGCTCGGCAGGCTTGCCGCCGACGCCACCGGAAAGGCGCATGCGCTCGATGACGGTCGGCCGCTCGCTACGCTGGCCATATCGGCTGCCCGAGCCCTGGCCGGGTCAGCACCGGCGGGGTCGGGGTCGGCGCTGGAAAGGCGGGCAGCATGGGCCGCGGTAGGCGTGCACCGCGACGAATTGTCCTCGACAGTGCTGGCCTTGGGCCTGCCCGGCGGACCGGACTCGGCCATGGGTCAGATCCTGGCGCTGGCGCGCACCGCGAGCGAACCCGTTGTGCTCACGCTGCGGCAGCTCACCCGCATCGAACCGGCGGTCCTCGGCGTCCGGTCAGCGCTGGTTCGGATCTGCGAGAACCCGATCGTTGTTGCATCCGCCGCCGACCGATTGGGATCGGTTTGCCCGCCGCTGATCTGCTTGTCCGGGCAGCCCTCCGCTGCCGCCCGGCACCTGCTGGAGATGCTCTCCGAAGCCGGCGCGGATTTTGCCTACCACGGTGACTTCGATTGGGGCGGCGTCCGCATCGCCAACTCACTCACGCGGCACATACCGTGGCGGCCTTGGCGATTCACCACCGCCGACTATCTGAATGCGCTGCCGCGGGCCACCGGCGGCACACTGTCCGGACGCCCGGCGGCCGCGGTCTGGGACACTGAGCTGGCCCCGACCCTGCGTCGACACGGCGTTCGCATCGAGGAAGAACTCGTGCTCGACGAGCTAGTCGAGGATCTCGCCACCCGGACTGGACACGGGCGAGCGGACCCAGCCAGTTCGGGCTCACCGCTAGCCCTTCGTACCATCTCTCCTCGTAATTCAGATATTCTGAATTCATGAGTACGATGACAGCTGCCGAGGCATCGCGGAACTTTTCCGCCGTGCTCGACCGCGCCGAGCACGGTGAAACGATAACCATCGTGCGACACGGGCACACCGTTGCCGTGATCGCGCCCGCGCCCAAACGAACGGGCCGGGATCTGCGGCTCGCCCTGGAGAACTCGGAGATACCGCCGTTCGACAATGACTACGAGTCCGACATCGCCGATGGACTGTCCTTTGTCTCAGACGAAATGAGCGACCCATGGGCCGAAGCCTGATCCTCGACACCGGCATCTTGATCGCTTACGAGCGCGGGAAGATCGACCGGACCGTCTTCGATGACGACGAGCTCGCCGTGGCCGCAGTGACCGTAGCGGAGTTCCGCGTAGGTATCGAACTCGCCGAGACCCAAGAGCGGGCAGCCGCCCGATCGCGCAGACTGGATCTGCTCTTGGCAGACATCGACGTACTGGATTACACCAAGCGTACGGCCGCCTACCACGCCCAACTCATCGCCCACGCACGTCGCACGGGCACCCCACGTGGCGCACACGACCTGATCATCGCGGCCCACGCGGCCGAGACCGGCCGAACCGTCGTTTCACTCGATGCCAAAGCCAAATTCGGGCAATTGCCCGGCGTCGTAGAGATCACCCCTGATCGGAGGTGACGTACACCGATGTCCGTTATCGCAAGGGAGGTGCCCTAACGAATTTCCCACCCGTCGAAGTTCTTCCGCATCGACGGCTCCAGGACTTCCGCCCTGGCCGCCTCAGGCGCCGCAACGTGTCAGCCCGAGGCAGGACACCTCTCACCGAAAGGTCGTGCGCGACAAGTGATCCGCAGGATGACGAACTGAACGGCACGAAGTTG carries:
- a CDS encoding TIGR02680 family protein produces the protein MSDLPTPARQRWQPLRAGLVDLFYYDVEEFHFHDGRLLLRGNNGTGKSKVLALTLPFLLDGELAAHRVEPDGDRNKRMEWNLLLGGKHPHTERLGYTWLEFGRLTSDGTPEYRTIGCGLKAVAGRGIARHWFFVTEQRVGHRGAVGELSLVGPTKVALTREKLKDALGGNGVYDTASDYRRAVDEALFGLGQHRYEALVNLLIQLRQPQLSKKPDEKLLSRALTEALPPLDPVLITTVAEAFRGLDEEREALRGLAEAKTAGEAFLGHYRRYARIAAKRRAEPPRKAHSRYEKLNSELAEAQSAFARAEVAVAAAVAEREAAGQHRTTLSARRDALHDSPEMRDAKALNQAKLDAERLGTLAADRERDLANAVNTLQRRESQLASARGMAAADADAYRRATDGAARAAASAGLSAGHTEILEVLATDSEPYLAAQRAGDQLVDATHTALTTLAKLLDAADTADRAAQRAHDEMDRITGELQQAVERILEAEQDVTAAGAALVAEFTEYLRDARYVRVADLDTVQAALDAWVDTLDGPNPAATAVAEAVRLATAAVAREQQGVEAATAAAAAERDELVEEIARLEQGGHDAPPAPPTRDEAARRTRPGAPLWKVVDFTATVSDEQRAGLEAAVQAAGILDAWLDPDGTLRDGATDDVLIAPDTAAPDGGLTAVLTPAIDRADPQAAALDEPAVIAALGAIGFGRDSATTWVDTDGSFRIGVLRGSWHKAAAAYIGEGARETARRARLERLNAELQQVEARLETLAATAIELADRQEAIFAEQRRHPADTALRDAHSRVTAEHRARQLLDGKHAEAAAEYARRATRAREALSAATEFAQDVHLPADRSALAEVRTALGDYRVALAGLWPAARADARAQDAVRDAEHERELATDRRDEAVDAAGQARMEADSAAERHRTLVETAGTAVDELFRELAAVETEIAASEKAIDAALAAEQRAVGDRGRAEGQRETLSAQLDEVTADRERTIAELRAFAATGLLATALPDLTVPDVTADWAPTPAVTLARAIDAELADLDAGERPWELIQQRVSAEHKLLTDTLSRQGHSVGLTVRDGIIVVDVRFQGRQQDVPGLVDALTAETEHRATLLSAKEREILENHLVNEVAGLLQELISGAEDQVRSINADLAARPTSTGMRLRLQWRTVRGAPEGLERVRERLLRQTADAWSTADRALVGAFLQEQINREHSDDTTGGGWTEQLTRALDYRSWHEFGIQRYQDGQWRPAAGPASGGERALVTSVPLFAAASSFYSSAGNPQAPRLVALDEAFAGVDDDSRAKCLGLLAAFDLDVVMTSEREWGCYPQVPGLAIAQLSRRDGIDAVLVTPWRWDGRERVAMARPISRLPVPAASPAESAGGLF
- a CDS encoding type II toxin-antitoxin system Phd/YefM family antitoxin, producing the protein MSTMTAAEASRNFSAVLDRAEHGETITIVRHGHTVAVIAPAPKRTGRDLRLALENSEIPPFDNDYESDIADGLSFVSDEMSDPWAEA
- a CDS encoding TIGR02678 family protein, translating into MDPQEEATQRRRAMRALLTKPLLTVGADEDALRLVRRHAAHLRDWFGAETGWRLVVDAESARLFKVSATTDDATRPAQEGKGKAPFGRRRYVLLCLALAVLERADTQITLGRLAEGVLVAAGEPELSAAGVEFTLSRRDERTDLVAVVRLLLAWGALERVAGEEDSYLSDTGDVLYDVRRRVLAALLTTGRGPSTVTEGGFEQRLKALSTESVPDTEDLRRRTLRHQLTRRLLDDPVLYYDDLTDDERAYLINQRVAITRRIEDATGLVAEMRAEGIAMVDPDDDLTDVRMPEQRTDGHVTLLIAEYLSGRVGEPVSIDALRAHVRVLAREHTSYWRRGVTEPGADAELLEIALTKLRALRLVADSPPEAVRALPAIARYSVQEAVIRDGSEPRIRRTTRKVRPR
- a CDS encoding TIGR02679 family protein, which translates into the protein MAWLVNRVRHRLERGEPVTGSTTLAKASLEQRRAVERLLGRRGRTGGSLTVSLDEVDAVLRGSGAAPDGLAGAVRVLVGVVVNQSERSAAEAREWLLAQAPLDELTERRPELRDWREWLDSTGLLRRCAADAIAAHELCAGLARVVDRLPAKDVALGRLAADATGKAHALDDGRPLATLAISAARALAGSAPAGSGSALERRAAWAAVGVHRDELSSTVLALGLPGGPDSAMGQILALARTASEPVVLTLRQLTRIEPAVLGVRSALVRICENPIVVASAADRLGSVCPPLICLSGQPSAAARHLLEMLSEAGADFAYHGDFDWGGVRIANSLTRHIPWRPWRFTTADYLNALPRATGGTLSGRPAAAVWDTELAPTLRRHGVRIEEELVLDELVEDLATRTGHGRADPASSGSPLALRTISPRNSDILNS
- a CDS encoding cytochrome P450, with the translated sequence MADRVQAIGVGARTRWDEHARWRGAVHEAELPGGHRVWVVAGYDEVAALLADPRLSLDKRHSGGGYAGFALPPALDRNLGNMDGAEHARVRRLAAPAFSHHSRASLARAVATIARSVFAALPESPTGPVDLMAALCIPVPALTLGSLLGVPVDLQPGLRDAVGAMVTFDASVPESAVRLRDAIGWLTTTFTDLVDAKRRAPGEDLISGWVRARDEDGALSEEELVSLAFLMMLAGLENAVYLCGNLIAALLTTADIADWPRRRAELIERANPLPFALRRFATTDLVLGDAAIARGDTVLLSLFGADSDPARGDRPGLMFGRGPHYCLGAQITDLVVDAVVPEVFARYPGLRLAIPEAELTYRHSWRSHGLAELPVLLAS
- a CDS encoding TIGR02677 family protein produces the protein MNADQPTVQPFAHLSAPNAELYRDVLVTFARARDRFIVHMRPEDVAAELGRPSTPETVSAALEQLVGWGNLRSDPDTGRVTTVADFHRARYLYQLTVAGQAAEEALAVYDAALGRRGALQSVALEDIANQLRALVALARAEVADIDPAKVHLLLLGLVERFSGLADNAQAFMASLRRVIDFSDGDVEAFVAYKQRLIDYINRFIADLANRGAEIAALLEGLTPDEVERLLRLAVEREARDAMPDLPDTADQGWAAYEAALSDTLTMWHNRWRGLREWFVSTDPRHPSQARLLRSAAVTAITQLIDTVATLNERRSGRSDRSADFRALAQWFAEAPDDAAAHRLWRAAFGLTPARHLTVTVETVQQWQQVEPPPSTPWAEAPGVEISPQLRRTGTYERRGQPARVADRDEARRMLEEHATREQREVTAARARLSTGGPVLLSQVDVLDTRVFRLFLGLLGDALSARQPGATEVETTTSDGTLLIRLTSVADAPVVEIPTEDGVLRGPEHVIEIIDLIGAALVGA
- a CDS encoding phosphate signaling complex PhoU family protein, giving the protein MRTKFSSELAALTGALTRLAGLARDATERAAVAVAEANLTVAYEVFAVGEELQARYGDCENRAVILLALEAPVARDLRHVVSAIQIADDLSQQGSLTTRIADSVVRRYPDPVGPPGVVALLGEIGRGTAELTAAAHRAIAAHNPAPGQMLVAPDAALPELHQRVLRLIADPEWSHGSAMAVDLALLAHHFERCAEHSVRIGRLIQFFHTGTPLSAQPDQS